The following proteins are co-located in the Sphingorhabdus lutea genome:
- a CDS encoding septal ring lytic transglycosylase RlpA family protein: MNLLIKRKITGLALLLPASIFLQSCSSSDGNKDVRTAPVNNPASISDFPVKIGAPYDVNGTKYVPQDVANYDEVGYASYYGEELAGRPTANGEIFNPNYISAAHKTLPLPSYVEVTSLETGRTILVRINDRGPFANDRLIDLSQGAARQLGITSAGVAGVRVRKVNPPEQEKAVLRQGAQITQRLDTPESLLRILRDNLNKLPKPVPVKRASVAPAPAAAPAGANGTARNNVAGAPYARPSAQNNKPASQNRQGRFVVENGKGQPSQPAPASAATQASSGYVVQIGSFSSRSRAEALARKTGAKTMVDSSGKLYRVRFGPYSSEAEAQGKLESIRQQGYSGAKLYRE; the protein is encoded by the coding sequence ATGAACTTGTTAATTAAACGCAAAATTACGGGGCTGGCTTTATTATTGCCGGCTTCAATATTCCTGCAAAGCTGCAGCTCATCAGATGGAAATAAGGATGTACGAACTGCGCCGGTTAATAATCCGGCCTCTATTTCCGATTTTCCTGTAAAAATTGGTGCTCCTTATGATGTGAATGGCACAAAATATGTGCCGCAAGATGTCGCCAATTATGATGAGGTTGGCTATGCCAGCTATTATGGTGAGGAATTGGCCGGTCGGCCAACGGCCAATGGTGAAATTTTTAATCCAAATTATATCAGCGCGGCGCACAAAACCCTGCCTCTGCCTAGTTATGTAGAGGTAACATCATTGGAAACTGGACGTACTATTTTGGTTCGGATCAATGATCGTGGGCCCTTTGCCAATGATCGGTTGATTGATTTATCCCAAGGCGCAGCACGTCAATTGGGCATTACGTCGGCAGGTGTGGCGGGCGTCCGCGTGCGAAAGGTTAATCCGCCAGAACAGGAAAAGGCAGTGCTTCGTCAAGGGGCTCAAATTACACAAAGATTGGACACTCCCGAATCACTGCTTCGAATATTACGCGATAATTTGAACAAATTGCCAAAGCCCGTGCCGGTAAAGCGCGCATCGGTTGCCCCTGCACCAGCCGCCGCTCCAGCGGGCGCAAATGGCACTGCCCGTAATAATGTAGCCGGTGCGCCCTATGCGCGACCATCGGCGCAAAATAATAAGCCTGCATCTCAAAATCGTCAGGGCCGATTTGTAGTTGAAAATGGCAAGGGGCAACCATCACAGCCGGCGCCTGCATCAGCGGCCACGCAAGCATCCTCTGGCTATGTTGTGCAAATTGGATCGTTCAGTTCTCGTTCGCGTGCAGAGGCATTGGCGCGCAAAACAGGTGCAAAAACCATGGTGGATAGCAGCGGAAAATTATACCGTGTTCGCTTTGGTCCTTATTCAAGTGAGGCAGAGGCGCAAGGAAAGCTGGAATCTATTCGCCAACAAGGCTATTCGGGGGCAAAGCTTTATCGGGAGTGA
- a CDS encoding D-alanyl-D-alanine carboxypeptidase family protein, with amino-acid sequence MSKIIRIITGAVAFSAIIQPVGAASTFDAKAPIAYMIDLSSGAILYARDENKQIPPASMAKMMTVYVAFDQIKQGKLKLNQKITVRPDTWKKWNNQGSTMFLKPNEQVTVADLLHGIVTLSGNDASVVLAEGIAGSEAEFVNLMNVTAKKIGLNNSRFGTCNGWPDEGRTLVTAKDLGVLGQRTIYDFPKLYKEFYGLSEFKWNGISQPNRNPILGKIAGADGLKTGHTEEAGYGFAGTAEQNGRRIVMVVAGLDSFNGRVDESVRFMNWGFQAWTTKPLYKSGNMVYNVPVQLGSQGSIDAIAPRDLAVTMPKSEDGPYKLFVRYKGPIKAPIKAGDVVAHLVVKPDNGAEQSMELVASEDVNEAGFFGRLWNGFKAIFGF; translated from the coding sequence ATGTCTAAAATCATCCGTATAATCACTGGCGCTGTTGCCTTTTCGGCTATAATTCAACCTGTTGGGGCTGCATCTACTTTTGATGCAAAGGCGCCCATCGCCTATATGATTGATTTGTCATCGGGCGCAATTTTATATGCGCGTGATGAAAATAAACAAATTCCTCCTGCCTCTATGGCAAAAATGATGACTGTTTATGTTGCATTTGATCAAATTAAACAGGGCAAGTTAAAATTAAATCAAAAAATTACAGTTCGGCCCGACACATGGAAAAAATGGAATAATCAAGGTTCCACCATGTTTTTAAAGCCAAATGAACAGGTGACAGTCGCCGATTTATTGCATGGCATTGTTACTTTATCAGGCAATGATGCGTCGGTTGTGTTGGCCGAGGGAATTGCAGGTAGTGAGGCCGAATTTGTCAATTTAATGAATGTAACGGCCAAAAAAATTGGTTTGAATAATAGCAGATTTGGAACATGCAATGGTTGGCCGGATGAGGGAAGAACCCTTGTCACCGCAAAGGATTTGGGTGTATTGGGCCAACGTACCATTTATGATTTTCCCAAATTATATAAAGAATTTTATGGCCTTAGCGAGTTTAAATGGAATGGCATAAGCCAGCCAAATAGAAACCCTATATTGGGTAAAATTGCCGGTGCAGACGGATTGAAAACAGGCCATACCGAAGAGGCAGGATATGGTTTTGCCGGAACGGCGGAACAAAATGGCCGCCGTATTGTGATGGTCGTTGCCGGATTGGACAGTTTTAATGGCCGTGTTGATGAGTCTGTTCGATTTATGAATTGGGGTTTTCAGGCATGGACAACCAAGCCATTATATAAATCAGGCAATATGGTATATAATGTGCCCGTGCAATTGGGCAGCCAAGGCAGCATAGATGCAATTGCACCGCGCGATTTGGCCGTAACAATGCCCAAAAGCGAAGATGGCCCATATAAATTATTCGTCCGGTATAAAGGTCCAATAAAGGCGCCGATAAAGGCCGGCGATGTTGTTGCCCATTTGGTGGTAAAACCTGATAATGGGGCGGAACAAAGCATGGAATTGGTCGCATCAGAAGATGTGAACGAGGCAGGTTTTTTTGGCCGCCTTTGGAATGGATTTAAGGCCATATTCGGATTTTAA
- a CDS encoding SDR family NAD(P)-dependent oxidoreductase yields the protein MMDDLDFSKKRVLVVGGSSGIGNGIAQGFRARGAEVHIWGTRTSAGDYSAEEGSNLEGLHYANVNVADYDELNAYEPAFDSLDVLVQSQGFVRYKQAEYAKQGWDEVMDININSVMHTATKFKPMLSKAKGSLIIVSSVSGLQANIGNPAYAASKAAAISLTKTLGQSWARDGIRVNGLAPGLVPTKLTAVTTEDKQRAEAFLRTIPLRRMGTPEDMAGVALFLASPLAAYVQGHTLIADGGLTL from the coding sequence ATGATGGATGATTTGGATTTTTCAAAAAAGCGCGTGCTGGTTGTTGGCGGCTCTAGCGGTATCGGTAATGGTATTGCCCAAGGGTTTCGTGCACGTGGGGCAGAAGTTCATATTTGGGGAACGCGCACTAGCGCAGGGGATTATTCGGCAGAAGAAGGTTCAAATCTAGAAGGGCTACATTATGCGAATGTCAATGTCGCTGACTATGATGAATTGAATGCTTATGAGCCTGCTTTTGATAGTTTGGACGTACTTGTTCAGTCTCAAGGTTTTGTAAGGTATAAGCAGGCAGAATATGCCAAGCAAGGCTGGGATGAAGTGATGGATATCAACATTAATTCGGTCATGCATACAGCAACAAAATTTAAACCCATGCTAAGTAAAGCCAAAGGCTCTCTCATCATTGTCAGCTCGGTTTCGGGATTGCAGGCAAATATCGGTAACCCAGCCTACGCCGCATCCAAGGCTGCTGCCATCAGCCTAACCAAAACACTCGGCCAGTCATGGGCCCGCGATGGGATAAGAGTGAACGGACTTGCACCTGGACTGGTGCCAACAAAGCTTACCGCCGTCACTACAGAGGATAAGCAGCGCGCGGAGGCATTTTTGCGCACGATACCGCTACGACGCATGGGCACGCCAGAAGATATGGCTGGCGTGGCCTTGTTCCTCGCATCGCCTCTCGCCGCCTATGTACAGGGTCATACCCTAATCGCAGATGGCGGGCTTACACTTTAA
- a CDS encoding lytic murein transglycosylase, protein MSSAALGATLLLSSAAGNAQSTGNSGFDAYLHEVRAKALAQGVSQQSLDKALSGIRYNDRVVELDRGQPEGKPNAPIPNFAPYKRRHVDAARISRGRAKYRELRPLVERIERETGVPEEIMLAIYGHETNYGSYTGNFNAPEALASLAYEGRRRDLFEAELIAVLKMIDRGVPQYAITGSWAGALGKPQFLPSVYLRLAKDGDGDGYADIWNSEADAMASIANYFVNAGWRRGQKWGFAVNTPNNLDRQAIASKTVSPRCERVFARHSQWRKISEWKKMGMESQNGYWPNDDEMAVLLEPDGQGQTAYLLTGNYRVILDYNCSNFYALSVGLLADELVN, encoded by the coding sequence ATGAGTAGTGCGGCATTGGGCGCGACATTATTATTAAGTAGCGCAGCAGGAAATGCACAATCGACCGGAAATAGCGGGTTTGATGCATATTTGCATGAGGTAAGGGCAAAGGCATTAGCCCAGGGGGTAAGCCAACAAAGCCTGGACAAGGCGCTAAGTGGGATTCGGTATAATGATCGTGTGGTTGAGCTGGACCGTGGGCAGCCAGAGGGAAAGCCCAATGCGCCGATTCCCAATTTTGCTCCTTATAAACGCCGCCATGTGGATGCGGCGCGAATCTCTCGCGGGCGGGCAAAATATCGTGAATTGCGTCCTTTGGTCGAACGGATAGAGCGTGAAACGGGCGTTCCAGAGGAAATTATGCTGGCCATTTATGGGCATGAAACAAATTATGGCAGCTATACCGGCAATTTTAATGCACCAGAGGCGCTCGCATCATTGGCATATGAAGGACGCAGGCGCGATTTATTTGAGGCGGAGTTAATCGCAGTGTTGAAAATGATTGATCGCGGCGTCCCGCAATATGCCATAACGGGCAGCTGGGCAGGGGCATTGGGTAAGCCGCAATTTTTGCCTTCTGTCTATCTTCGCCTTGCCAAGGATGGAGACGGTGATGGATATGCCGATATTTGGAATAGTGAGGCTGATGCAATGGCCTCCATTGCCAATTATTTTGTAAATGCCGGATGGCGGCGCGGGCAAAAATGGGGTTTTGCCGTCAACACACCCAATAATTTAGACAGGCAAGCAATTGCCAGTAAAACCGTTTCCCCGCGATGCGAACGGGTATTTGCACGCCACAGCCAATGGCGTAAAATATCGGAATGGAAAAAAATGGGCATGGAATCGCAAAATGGATATTGGCCCAATGATGATGAAATGGCGGTATTGTTGGAACCCGATGGTCAGGGGCAAACCGCATATTTACTAACTGGCAATTATCGTGTGATATTGGATTATAATTGTTCTAATTTTTATGCATTATCTGTGGGGTTATTGGCCGATGAACTTGTTAATTAA
- a CDS encoding acyl-CoA dehydrogenase family protein, whose translation MIFEYSQKTQELIAKLQAFVDANILTADDEIHAWNDDPANRWIPWPGLEPLKEKAKAAGLWNLFLPEEYGEYSPGLTNLEYAPLAEIMGRNSWSSEVFNCSAPDTGNMEVFAKFGTDAQKQQWLKPLLAGEIRSAYLMTEPDHACSDATNVRTEIRSDGDDYVINGKKWWISGIMDPRCKILLVMGQTNPENPRHSQQSTVIIPRDTPGVNVVRAQKVFGDVHSPGGHCEVHLKDVRIPKENIILGEGRGFEIAQGRLGPGRIHHCMRSIGQAQLALELMCQRATERKTFGRMLSDRSSIRMEIARSYCEIEQARLLTLKAADAIDRYGAKNAKDLIGAIKVVAPQMAQTVADRAIQIFGGMGVSDDVPLAAILATQRFIRLADGPDEVHASQLGKFKIGQYAKPGAGWNEIPTD comes from the coding sequence ATGATCTTTGAATATAGCCAAAAAACGCAAGAACTCATCGCCAAATTACAAGCTTTTGTCGATGCGAACATTCTTACCGCGGATGATGAAATTCATGCATGGAATGACGACCCTGCCAATCGCTGGATACCTTGGCCCGGATTGGAACCGCTGAAGGAAAAAGCAAAAGCTGCGGGATTATGGAATTTGTTTTTGCCGGAGGAATATGGCGAATATAGCCCGGGCCTTACCAATTTGGAATATGCGCCCTTGGCAGAGATAATGGGCCGCAATAGTTGGTCTTCTGAGGTATTTAACTGCTCCGCGCCTGATACAGGTAATATGGAAGTATTTGCCAAATTCGGCACCGATGCACAAAAACAACAATGGTTAAAGCCCCTTCTGGCAGGTGAAATACGCTCTGCTTATTTGATGACCGAACCTGATCATGCTTGCAGCGATGCAACAAATGTTCGCACTGAAATTCGCAGTGACGGCGATGACTATGTCATCAATGGCAAGAAATGGTGGATTTCAGGTATCATGGACCCAAGATGCAAAATTTTATTAGTGATGGGGCAAACCAATCCAGAAAATCCACGCCATTCACAGCAATCAACTGTAATCATACCGCGCGACACGCCCGGTGTAAATGTGGTTCGCGCGCAAAAGGTGTTCGGCGATGTCCATTCGCCCGGCGGGCATTGCGAAGTGCATTTGAAAGATGTTCGCATTCCCAAAGAGAATATTATTCTTGGCGAAGGACGAGGCTTTGAAATTGCGCAGGGCCGGCTTGGCCCAGGCCGCATCCATCATTGTATGCGTTCAATTGGTCAGGCGCAATTGGCGTTGGAATTAATGTGTCAACGCGCAACAGAGCGCAAGACATTTGGCAGAATGCTATCGGACCGTTCCAGCATCAGGATGGAGATTGCAAGAAGTTACTGTGAAATTGAGCAGGCACGTCTGCTGACATTAAAAGCCGCCGATGCGATTGACCGTTATGGTGCAAAAAACGCGAAAGACTTAATCGGAGCAATCAAAGTTGTGGCCCCGCAAATGGCGCAGACTGTTGCAGACCGCGCCATCCAGATCTTCGGCGGCATGGGTGTCAGCGACGATGTGCCACTTGCCGCTATTTTGGCGACACAACGTTTCATCCGCCTTGCAGATGGCCCTGATGAGGTGCACGCATCGCAATTAGGTAAGTTTAAAATCGGCCAATATGCCAAGCCCGGTGCTGGCTGGAACGAAATCCCGACCGATTGA
- a CDS encoding TetR/AcrR family transcriptional regulator produces the protein MNKLTKKLQSPSVERLKTEAQRLFANRGIDGVTVRDIAKAAGQKNPAAVGYHFGSKEALIRELIIDGAKIIDDRRNVLLDALEKEGGPDNISQIVDILIYPSVNLAAPGETDTYNRFLHMLTMSHNDLFYDALAGCLNSGYQRCLEHLRKLMPIKSRKIQNQRFIFLESYLGAVLSARETRLNDQSRDHATWNDKSTLDHFSATISCMLEMEHFTSNSSGL, from the coding sequence ATGAACAAATTGACTAAAAAGTTACAGAGCCCTTCGGTCGAACGGCTAAAGACGGAGGCGCAGCGCCTTTTCGCCAATCGAGGGATTGACGGCGTTACGGTGCGTGACATCGCCAAGGCTGCGGGTCAGAAAAACCCTGCCGCTGTTGGTTATCACTTTGGTTCGAAGGAGGCATTGATTCGCGAACTTATCATTGATGGAGCAAAAATTATTGATGATCGCCGAAATGTTTTGCTTGATGCTCTGGAAAAAGAGGGTGGTCCGGATAATATTTCCCAGATTGTGGATATATTAATATATCCGTCCGTTAATTTGGCTGCGCCTGGCGAGACAGATACATATAACCGTTTTTTACATATGCTCACAATGTCGCATAACGATCTTTTCTATGATGCGTTGGCTGGGTGCTTGAATTCGGGCTATCAACGATGCCTTGAGCATTTACGCAAGTTGATGCCAATAAAAAGCCGGAAGATACAAAATCAGCGGTTTATTTTCTTGGAATCCTATCTTGGCGCTGTGCTTAGCGCACGTGAAACAAGATTAAATGACCAGAGCCGTGATCACGCCACATGGAATGACAAATCAACTTTGGATCATTTTTCCGCTACAATTAGCTGCATGTTGGAAATGGAGCATTTCACATCCAACTCATCAGGCCTATGA
- a CDS encoding glutathione S-transferase family protein has protein sequence MSLILFHTPKARSLRPLWLLEEMGIDYDLKVMPYDAEYFASDAYRKINPMGKVPAFYDGDQLILESTVILQYILAKHGPSPFSVEPNENDFGFYLTWLHMAESGLSHYLAVYLGQMIGIDTYAVSEGFETYVKYQADKALEMLDNHLIERSFIAANRFTAADISVGYSLFLANSICGLALPNRVQAYFERLQDRPAWKKAVSIKG, from the coding sequence ATGTCCTTAATTTTATTTCATACACCAAAAGCACGCTCACTTAGGCCACTTTGGTTACTCGAGGAGATGGGGATAGATTATGATTTGAAAGTCATGCCCTATGATGCTGAATATTTTGCATCTGATGCCTATAGAAAAATTAATCCGATGGGCAAAGTTCCAGCATTTTATGATGGTGATCAGCTTATTTTAGAATCTACAGTAATTTTGCAGTATATTCTTGCTAAGCATGGCCCATCTCCTTTCAGCGTTGAACCTAATGAGAATGACTTTGGCTTCTATTTGACTTGGCTGCATATGGCCGAGAGCGGCCTATCACATTATCTCGCTGTGTATCTTGGACAGATGATAGGCATTGATACATATGCAGTTTCCGAAGGCTTTGAAACTTATGTAAAATATCAAGCCGATAAGGCTTTAGAGATGCTCGACAATCATCTTATAGAAAGATCATTCATTGCCGCCAATAGGTTCACTGCGGCAGATATTTCAGTTGGTTATAGTTTGTTTTTGGCAAATTCGATTTGCGGTCTTGCTTTGCCAAATCGTGTGCAGGCTTATTTTGAAAGATTACAAGATCGCCCAGCATGGAAAAAAGCGGTTTCGATTAAGGGATAA
- a CDS encoding zinc-binding dehydrogenase, translating into MRKWVVKSFGEPKDVWTLQENATSLEPGPGQVKVKVESCGLGLPDILMSRNNYPLTPPLPFTPSQEAAGEVIAIGKGVDEALIGTRVVGPTLFQAQAGGLAETCLMRATGNDDGILSGLLPIPDGMSGVEAAGLYIPYQTAWVALVRRAKITKDDVVLVLGASGSSGNAAVQLAKAKGARVIAVAGGQQKAAFCKSIGADDVIDRREQDITEAALKLTNGKGVSIVFDPVGGKAARAAFKATAFEGRFVIIGYASGDWARIALEETVMKNISLMGAMPVGWSAVEVLASHQDLIKHWQDGTINLSNSQVFDFDDAVTAATYIAEGNVEGKVVIKLNGSR; encoded by the coding sequence ATGCGTAAATGGGTAGTAAAATCCTTTGGTGAACCAAAAGATGTTTGGACGCTTCAAGAAAATGCCACGAGTCTTGAGCCCGGCCCAGGTCAAGTCAAAGTCAAAGTCGAATCCTGCGGCTTGGGCTTACCTGATATATTAATGAGCCGTAATAACTACCCTCTTACGCCGCCACTTCCCTTCACGCCTTCTCAAGAGGCAGCGGGTGAGGTAATTGCTATTGGTAAAGGTGTCGATGAAGCATTGATAGGCACCCGCGTTGTTGGGCCAACGCTTTTTCAAGCACAGGCTGGTGGATTGGCAGAAACATGCCTGATGCGAGCAACTGGCAACGATGATGGTATATTATCTGGTCTGTTGCCGATTCCTGACGGAATGAGCGGCGTAGAGGCAGCGGGCCTATACATACCTTATCAAACGGCATGGGTCGCTCTCGTTCGGCGCGCGAAAATCACGAAAGATGATGTGGTGCTGGTACTCGGTGCGTCGGGCAGTTCGGGCAATGCTGCGGTTCAATTGGCAAAAGCCAAGGGCGCCCGTGTCATAGCAGTTGCAGGTGGGCAGCAAAAAGCCGCTTTTTGCAAAAGCATCGGCGCTGATGATGTCATCGACAGACGGGAGCAAGATATTACCGAAGCTGCGCTAAAGCTTACCAATGGCAAAGGTGTTTCTATTGTATTTGATCCCGTTGGCGGCAAAGCGGCGCGCGCTGCTTTTAAGGCTACCGCCTTTGAAGGACGATTTGTTATTATCGGCTATGCCAGCGGAGATTGGGCCCGCATCGCATTAGAAGAAACCGTGATGAAAAATATTTCTTTAATGGGCGCAATGCCAGTTGGATGGAGTGCAGTTGAGGTACTTGCCTCCCATCAAGATTTAATCAAACATTGGCAAGATGGCACAATTAACCTTTCAAATAGCCAAGTCTTTGATTTTGATGATGCCGTGACAGCAGCAACATATATTGCCGAAGGAAATGTCGAAGGCAAAGTCGTTATCAAGTTAAATGGGTCCCGTTAA
- the tmk gene encoding dTMP kinase produces MANGRGKFISIEGGEGVGKSTQIALLCDALNRQSVETIISREPGGTDAAEEIRQILLSGNDNKFFPRAEALLFAAARSEHVERLIEPALQNGKWVICDRFIDSSRAYQSGGSGLKDEEIMTLHQIGSGGLLPDATILLDMDLSQASHRVQKRQKLLGDDDRIGSREAQFHENVRAAFLSYTKAEPTRFHVIKANQDIDIVAKEIFDIVSKLMS; encoded by the coding sequence ATGGCAAATGGGCGCGGCAAATTTATTTCAATAGAAGGCGGCGAGGGCGTCGGCAAATCAACACAAATCGCCTTATTATGCGATGCGTTAAATCGCCAATCTGTTGAAACGATAATCAGCCGCGAACCTGGCGGAACAGATGCTGCCGAAGAAATTCGGCAGATATTATTATCTGGCAATGACAATAAATTTTTCCCCCGTGCCGAGGCATTATTATTTGCCGCCGCGCGAAGCGAACATGTTGAGCGGTTAATTGAACCTGCTCTTCAAAACGGGAAATGGGTAATTTGCGACCGATTTATAGATTCCAGCAGAGCATATCAAAGCGGCGGTTCAGGATTAAAAGATGAAGAGATTATGACCCTGCACCAAATTGGTAGCGGTGGTTTATTACCCGACGCGACAATATTATTGGATATGGATTTATCCCAAGCATCACATAGAGTACAAAAAAGGCAAAAATTGCTTGGCGATGATGACCGAATTGGTTCACGCGAAGCGCAATTTCATGAAAATGTCCGCGCTGCTTTTTTATCCTATACAAAAGCCGAACCAACCAGATTTCATGTCATCAAAGCCAATCAAGATATTGATATTGTTGCAAAGGAAATTTTTGATATAGTTTCAAAGTTGATGTCATGA
- a CDS encoding phosphotransferase family protein: MTNQTNENPIPIDLDALQSWMDKIGLESGPLINVNLLAGGTQNILLRFDRGGKEFVLRRPPLHLRKNSNDTMMREARVLEALTATNVPHPKFIASCDDTDVLGAYFYLMAPVDGFNPANGLPQLHASDPAIRNRMGYSYIEGMAALGAIDYKMVGLEGFGKPEGFLKRQSSRWMQQLESYASFDHWTGFKELPNVDKIVSWLDDNLPEESVPGILHGDCHLANTMFSHDSAELAAFVDWELATIGDPLIDLGWVMATWADEHTAVVGDIKPWEGFPKLDELISYYDECSPRNLDAVNWYGVLACFKLGSILEGTHARASAGKAPKETGDSLHMMTISLFDRAHRLIAKN; the protein is encoded by the coding sequence ATGACGAATCAAACTAATGAAAACCCTATTCCAATCGACCTGGATGCATTGCAATCTTGGATGGACAAAATCGGATTGGAAAGCGGCCCGCTAATCAATGTGAACCTTCTTGCAGGCGGGACACAAAATATCCTGCTTCGATTTGACCGTGGCGGCAAGGAATTTGTATTACGCAGGCCTCCTCTACATTTGCGTAAAAATTCCAATGACACCATGATGCGCGAGGCACGTGTTTTAGAAGCCTTAACTGCAACTAATGTTCCCCACCCCAAATTTATTGCAAGTTGCGACGATACTGATGTGCTTGGCGCCTATTTTTATCTTATGGCGCCGGTTGATGGCTTTAACCCTGCAAATGGTTTGCCCCAACTACATGCCAGTGATCCAGCGATCCGTAATCGCATGGGTTATTCCTACATTGAAGGAATGGCCGCTTTGGGTGCGATAGACTATAAAATGGTGGGCTTAGAAGGTTTTGGTAAGCCCGAGGGCTTTTTAAAGCGCCAATCAAGTCGGTGGATGCAGCAATTGGAAAGCTATGCCTCCTTTGATCATTGGACTGGCTTTAAAGAGCTACCCAATGTTGATAAAATAGTCTCATGGCTGGATGACAATCTGCCTGAAGAATCTGTGCCTGGCATATTGCACGGCGATTGCCATTTGGCAAATACCATGTTTTCTCATGATAGTGCTGAACTTGCCGCATTTGTAGATTGGGAACTGGCCACGATTGGCGATCCCTTAATCGACCTTGGCTGGGTCATGGCCACATGGGCGGATGAGCACACAGCTGTAGTTGGCGATATTAAACCTTGGGAAGGATTCCCAAAACTCGATGAACTTATTTCATATTATGATGAATGCTCGCCGCGTAATTTGGATGCGGTTAATTGGTATGGGGTGCTTGCCTGTTTCAAATTGGGGTCGATATTGGAGGGGACGCATGCGCGCGCAAGTGCGGGCAAGGCACCAAAAGAAACCGGTGATAGTCTACATATGATGACAATTTCACTATTCGATCGCGCGCACCGGTTAATTGCAAAAAATTGA
- a CDS encoding alcohol dehydrogenase catalytic domain-containing protein: MKALIFNGPRDIRYEDFKDPERTIDNAVIMKVKKCSICGSDLHIYHGDQIGKKNYDADQHKFCVGHEFIGEVVEIGPDVHDLKVGDQILSAGGTGCGKCTYCRTANIWKCKRATAFGLSNEMNGGQAEFVQIPNADRTLMRIPEGVGDEQAMLLTDALATASFGINNTGLLPGQSLAVVGLGPIGLLGIELAFLRGASQIFAIDPVAGRRAQAEKLGAIAFAPGDEAIGAIVEATKGGVHCVFEASGASSAVASTLPLVRTGGGLSFIGLPQPGVALPLNQILYKGITVKAGVAPVQDLWEPLIPMLQSGRLKATGLFSHHMDLADGAQAYKIFDARADNVVKIMMNVN; encoded by the coding sequence ATGAAAGCTCTAATATTCAATGGCCCGCGCGATATTCGTTACGAAGATTTTAAAGATCCCGAGCGCACTATCGACAATGCTGTTATAATGAAGGTCAAAAAATGCAGCATTTGTGGATCGGACCTGCATATTTATCACGGCGATCAGATCGGCAAGAAAAACTATGATGCGGATCAGCATAAATTTTGTGTGGGCCATGAATTTATTGGCGAAGTTGTCGAAATCGGACCGGATGTACATGATTTAAAGGTAGGAGATCAGATATTGTCCGCAGGCGGCACAGGGTGCGGGAAATGCACATATTGCCGCACAGCTAATATCTGGAAATGCAAGCGGGCAACGGCTTTTGGTTTGAGTAATGAGATGAATGGCGGTCAAGCAGAATTTGTGCAAATTCCAAATGCTGACCGAACCTTGATGCGAATTCCTGAAGGAGTCGGCGACGAACAAGCCATGTTGCTGACCGATGCCTTGGCCACAGCCTCCTTTGGCATTAATAATACAGGCTTGCTTCCTGGTCAGTCTTTGGCGGTTGTGGGACTTGGCCCAATTGGGTTATTGGGTATTGAACTCGCCTTTCTGCGCGGCGCGTCCCAAATTTTTGCAATTGACCCTGTTGCTGGACGCCGCGCACAAGCGGAAAAACTTGGCGCCATTGCATTCGCGCCGGGTGATGAGGCAATTGGTGCCATCGTTGAAGCCACCAAAGGCGGTGTACACTGCGTATTCGAAGCATCAGGCGCAAGCTCTGCCGTTGCATCAACCTTGCCATTGGTTAGGACGGGCGGCGGGCTGTCCTTCATAGGATTGCCTCAGCCCGGAGTGGCGTTGCCGCTCAATCAAATTCTATATAAAGGCATTACTGTAAAAGCAGGCGTTGCTCCTGTCCAAGATCTTTGGGAGCCTCTCATCCCCATGCTACAATCGGGTCGGCTAAAAGCCACTGGATTATTTTCGCATCATATGGACCTTGCCGATGGAGCACAGGCTTATAAGATTTTTGATGCTCGTGCTGATAATGTGGTTAAGATCATGATGAATGTTAATTAA